In one window of Marinobacter salsuginis DNA:
- a CDS encoding type IV pilus twitching motility protein PilT, which translates to MDITELLAFSAKQGASDLHLSAGLPPMIRVDGDVRRINLPPMEHKEVHGLIYDIMNDKQRKDYEEFLETDFSFEVPGVARFRVNAFNQNRGAGAVFRTIPSKVLTMEDLGMGQVFKDISSVPRGLVLVTGPTGSGKSTTLAAMMDYINDTRYEHILTIEDPIEFVHDSKKCLVNQREVHRDTLGFNEALRSALREDPDIILVGELRDLETIRLALTAAETGHLVFGTLHTTSAAKTIDRVVDVFPAEEKSMVRSMLSESLQAVISQTLMKKMGGGRIAAHEIMIGTSAIRNLIREDKIAQMYSSIQTGGSLGMQTLDQCLERLLQKGLISREAARAKAKMPDNF; encoded by the coding sequence ATGGATATTACTGAACTGCTTGCCTTTTCGGCGAAACAGGGCGCGTCTGACTTGCACCTCTCTGCCGGCCTCCCCCCTATGATTCGTGTTGATGGTGATGTGCGTCGCATCAATCTGCCGCCCATGGAGCACAAAGAGGTCCACGGGCTGATCTACGACATCATGAACGACAAGCAGCGCAAGGACTACGAGGAATTCCTGGAAACCGACTTTTCCTTCGAAGTGCCCGGTGTTGCCCGTTTCCGTGTTAACGCCTTTAACCAGAACCGTGGCGCTGGTGCCGTGTTCCGGACCATCCCTTCCAAGGTGTTGACCATGGAAGACCTGGGTATGGGGCAGGTGTTCAAGGATATTTCGTCGGTGCCTCGCGGCCTGGTGCTGGTAACCGGTCCTACGGGTTCCGGTAAGTCCACTACCCTGGCGGCGATGATGGACTACATCAACGACACCCGGTACGAGCACATCCTCACCATCGAGGACCCCATCGAATTCGTGCACGACTCCAAGAAGTGCCTGGTCAACCAGCGGGAAGTTCACAGGGATACCCTCGGCTTCAACGAAGCACTGCGTTCAGCCCTGCGGGAAGACCCCGACATCATCCTGGTTGGTGAGCTTCGGGATCTGGAAACCATCCGCCTGGCACTGACGGCCGCGGAAACCGGCCACCTCGTATTCGGCACCCTGCACACCACCTCCGCTGCCAAGACCATCGACCGTGTGGTCGACGTGTTCCCGGCGGAGGAAAAGTCCATGGTTCGGTCGATGCTGTCCGAATCCCTGCAGGCGGTTATCTCCCAGACCCTGATGAAGAAAATGGGCGGCGGTCGGATTGCGGCTCACGAGATCATGATTGGCACCTCGGCGATCCGGAACCTGATCCGGGAAGACAAGATCGCCCAGATGTATTCGTCGATCCAGACCGGCGGTTCTCTGGGTATGCAGACCCTCGACCAGTGCCTGGAGCGGCTGCTGCAGAAGGGCCTTATTTCCCGTGAAGCAGCGCGGGCCAAGGCCAAGATGCCTGATAACTTTTAA
- a CDS encoding PilT/PilU family type 4a pilus ATPase gives MEFEKLLRLMVEKGGSDLFITAGVPPSMKVNGKVLPVTKNALTPEQTREFVYGAMNDKQRAEFEETHECNFAISARGIGRFRVSAFFQRNLCGMVLRRIEVKIPQIDDLSLPEVIKELAMTKRGLIMFVGATGTGKSTSLAAMLGHRNRNSRGHIISIEDPIEFVHQHQGCIVTQREVGIDTESFEVALKNTLRQAPDVILIGEVRTRQTMEYSVQFAETGHLCLATLHANNANQALDRIIQFFPPEQHNQIWMDLSLNLKAIVAQQLVPTPDGKGRKAVIEVLINTPLVADLIRKGEVHRLKELMSKSNESGMQTFDQALYQLYAEGSITYEDALAHADSANDLRLMIKLGADAQGADKLSSSVDKLSIQDD, from the coding sequence ATGGAATTCGAAAAGCTGTTGCGGCTAATGGTGGAAAAGGGCGGCTCGGACCTGTTTATTACGGCGGGCGTTCCCCCAAGCATGAAGGTGAACGGGAAAGTGCTCCCGGTCACCAAGAACGCGCTGACGCCGGAGCAGACGAGGGAGTTTGTCTACGGCGCCATGAACGACAAACAGCGCGCCGAGTTTGAGGAAACCCACGAGTGTAACTTTGCGATCAGTGCCCGGGGTATTGGCCGGTTCCGGGTGTCTGCGTTCTTCCAGCGGAACCTCTGTGGCATGGTGCTGCGTCGGATCGAGGTGAAGATTCCGCAGATTGACGACCTGTCGCTGCCGGAGGTTATCAAGGAACTCGCCATGACCAAGCGTGGCCTGATCATGTTCGTGGGCGCCACCGGTACCGGTAAGTCCACGTCCCTGGCGGCCATGCTGGGGCATCGGAACCGTAACAGTCGGGGGCACATCATTTCTATCGAAGACCCGATCGAATTCGTGCACCAGCATCAGGGCTGCATCGTTACCCAGCGTGAGGTGGGCATCGATACCGAAAGCTTCGAGGTGGCCCTGAAGAACACGCTGCGTCAGGCGCCCGACGTTATCCTGATCGGCGAGGTGCGGACCCGGCAGACCATGGAGTATTCCGTGCAGTTCGCCGAGACCGGTCACCTGTGTCTGGCCACCCTGCACGCCAACAACGCCAACCAGGCGCTGGACCGGATTATCCAGTTCTTCCCGCCGGAACAGCACAACCAGATCTGGATGGACCTGTCCCTGAACCTCAAGGCCATCGTGGCCCAGCAACTGGTGCCAACACCGGATGGCAAGGGACGTAAAGCGGTTATCGAAGTGCTGATCAATACCCCGCTGGTGGCGGATCTGATCCGCAAGGGCGAGGTGCATCGTCTGAAGGAGCTGATGTCGAAATCCAACGAGTCTGGCATGCAGACCTTTGACCAGGCCCTGTATCAGTTGTACGCAGAGGGCTCCATTACCTACGAAGATGCCCTGGCCCATGCCGACTCTGCCAACGACCTGCGCCTGATGATCAAGCTGGGTGCCGACGCTCAGGGGGCGGACAAGCTGTCTTCCTCTGTGGACAAGCTCTCGATACAGGACGACTGA
- a CDS encoding YggT family protein, which produces MLADILITILLIASTFYMTIVLLRFLLQLARADFYNPISQFVVKATNPPLRPLRRFIPGWGGVDGASLVLAVIIQGITFFLILVALNGGIPAVNPITLLVWAVLNVLDLIVKIYFWSVIAVVVVSWIAPGSGHPAIQLVAQITEPVMRPVRNIMPSMGGLDLSPIIVFLILNVISVVIEHMKMAAGLGSIGLGM; this is translated from the coding sequence ATGCTGGCAGACATTCTGATTACCATCCTGCTGATCGCATCCACCTTCTACATGACCATTGTGCTGCTCCGGTTCCTGCTGCAACTGGCCCGGGCAGACTTCTATAATCCGATCTCACAATTCGTGGTCAAGGCCACCAATCCGCCGCTGCGTCCGCTGCGCCGCTTCATTCCCGGCTGGGGCGGTGTGGATGGCGCTTCGCTGGTGCTTGCGGTCATCATCCAGGGCATCACTTTCTTCCTGATACTGGTTGCCCTGAATGGCGGCATCCCCGCCGTGAATCCGATCACTCTGCTCGTATGGGCCGTGCTGAACGTTCTTGACCTGATCGTAAAGATCTACTTCTGGTCAGTGATTGCGGTGGTGGTCGTCAGCTGGATAGCTCCCGGCAGCGGCCACCCGGCGATTCAGCTGGTCGCCCAGATCACGGAACCGGTGATGCGCCCAGTGCGCAATATCATGCCCTCCATGGGCGGTCTGGACCTGTCACCCATTATTGTGTTCCTGATTCTGAACGTAATTTCGGTGGTGATTGAGCATATGAAAATGGCCGCAGGCCTTGGCTCTATCGGGCTGGGTATGTAA
- a CDS encoding YggS family pyridoxal phosphate-dependent enzyme, with protein sequence MSSIADNIGSVTRRIQKATLQAGREPGAVHLLAVSKTRPPEDLREAFAAGQHAFGENYLQEALEKIEALSDLNGLEWHFIGPIQSNKTRQMASAFSWVHSVDRLKIARRLSEQRDPALPPLNICLQVNINEEDSKSGCTLGELPDLVAEIGELPNLTLRGLMAIPDPDQPESGLRASFRKLANTLKQLRADHPDAGPLDTLSMGMSGDLEVAIAEGATWVRVGTALFGQRPVKR encoded by the coding sequence ATGAGCAGCATAGCAGACAACATCGGGAGCGTAACCCGACGCATACAAAAAGCAACATTGCAGGCTGGGCGCGAGCCGGGGGCTGTGCATTTGCTCGCCGTGAGTAAAACCCGACCGCCGGAAGATCTGCGGGAAGCCTTCGCGGCCGGTCAGCATGCCTTTGGGGAGAACTACCTGCAGGAAGCCCTGGAAAAGATCGAGGCGCTGTCTGACCTTAATGGCCTGGAGTGGCATTTCATCGGCCCGATCCAGTCCAACAAAACCCGGCAGATGGCTTCTGCCTTCAGTTGGGTGCACAGCGTCGACCGCCTCAAGATTGCCCGTCGCCTCAGCGAACAGCGTGACCCTGCACTGCCACCATTGAATATCTGCCTTCAGGTCAATATTAATGAAGAGGACAGCAAATCCGGGTGCACGCTTGGGGAGTTGCCGGACCTGGTGGCTGAGATCGGCGAACTGCCAAACCTTACATTGAGAGGGTTGATGGCCATTCCGGATCCGGATCAGCCCGAATCCGGGTTGAGAGCCAGCTTCCGGAAGCTGGCCAATACCCTGAAGCAACTGAGGGCAGATCATCCCGACGCCGGGCCGCTTGACACGCTGTCCATGGGAATGTCCGGCGACCTGGAAGTTGCTATTGCGGAGGGCGCCACCTGGGTACGGGTCGGCACCGCACTTTTCGGCCAACGCCCAGTAAAGCGCTGA
- the metW gene encoding methionine biosynthesis protein MetW: protein MRPDLEIIQQWVQPGHHVLDLGCGDGTLLDFLQRERGASGFGLEINPDHITTCMGRGVAVIEQNLDTQGLGNFDDGSFDVVLMTQALQAVRRPDKVLDEMLRVGKEGIVTFPNFAHWRLRWGLTLSGRMPESEALPYKWYNTPNIRLCTFKDFEALCRQKGIRIKSRRVVDGQHQNSWLARLWPNLLGEIAIYRITRET from the coding sequence ATGAGACCGGATCTCGAAATCATCCAGCAATGGGTTCAGCCGGGCCATCACGTCCTGGACCTGGGCTGCGGCGACGGCACCCTGCTCGACTTCCTCCAGAGGGAGCGCGGGGCCAGTGGCTTCGGCCTGGAAATCAACCCGGACCACATCACCACCTGTATGGGCCGGGGAGTGGCGGTCATCGAACAGAACCTGGACACTCAGGGGCTGGGCAACTTTGATGATGGCAGTTTCGATGTTGTTCTGATGACCCAGGCGCTCCAGGCGGTGCGGCGCCCCGACAAGGTGCTGGATGAGATGCTCCGGGTTGGCAAAGAAGGCATCGTTACCTTCCCGAACTTTGCCCACTGGCGACTGCGTTGGGGACTGACTTTGAGCGGACGTATGCCCGAATCCGAAGCACTGCCGTATAAATGGTACAACACGCCCAACATAAGGCTGTGCACTTTCAAGGATTTTGAGGCCCTGTGCCGGCAGAAAGGCATCAGAATCAAAAGCCGGAGGGTGGTCGACGGCCAGCACCAAAACAGCTGGCTGGCGCGGCTGTGGCCGAATTTGTTGGGTGAAATCGCCATTTACCGAATCACACGGGAGACATAG
- a CDS encoding DUF4426 domain-containing protein, which translates to MIAKTFSTFRNLLGIALIGLFSLQAQAGSKDFGEYTVLWSVLPSTFLAPEVAKANNLQRSKGIGIVNISIMEENEDGSMSPVSGQVEGKVTNDVQQVRFLAFRRIQEGDSVYFIAEYQYSSGELMTFNVTARPTGHQQDLAVRFAHTLFSD; encoded by the coding sequence ATGATTGCGAAAACCTTCTCCACATTCCGTAACCTTCTGGGAATTGCTCTGATTGGCCTGTTCAGCCTGCAGGCACAGGCTGGCTCGAAAGATTTCGGGGAGTACACGGTGCTCTGGAGTGTCCTGCCCAGCACGTTCCTCGCCCCTGAAGTTGCCAAGGCGAACAATCTCCAACGCAGCAAGGGCATCGGCATCGTCAATATTTCCATCATGGAGGAAAACGAGGACGGATCCATGTCCCCGGTCAGTGGCCAGGTGGAAGGCAAGGTCACCAATGATGTCCAGCAGGTTCGTTTCCTGGCGTTCCGCCGCATCCAGGAAGGCGACTCTGTGTACTTTATCGCCGAGTACCAGTACTCATCCGGTGAGCTGATGACCTTCAATGTCACGGCCCGTCCTACCGGACACCAGCAGGACCTGGCGGTGCGGTTTGCTCACACACTGTTCAGCGATTAA
- a CDS encoding dynamin family protein, whose protein sequence is MNQQGTLSQQVEAYHNWKKELIRQIGRYRLWLQDNNLFSDDVSTRIRHGLELLIEDELTIAFVGEYSRGKTELINALFFSEYGQRMLPSQAGRTTMCPTELFFDRSANENYLLLLPIETRNGDLSLQQLRKQPERWVKHELDERDPEIMREVLAEVARVKSVSPDEARKLGFDEDMLEHDRNNPGNVLVPAWRNAQISIRHPLFERGLRILDTPGLNALGSEPELTISMLPRAHAVIFVLSADTGVTASDMTIWKEHIDTQHADHRAGRFAVLNKIDVLWDDLQGERHTNEAIERVRGYTADHLGMRQHDVIPVSAKQGLVARVRKDSDLFDRSNIGQLEQLIIQRILMHKEQLITQSLINDLLGMLQNSQAAMQYRLESLEEELQACAGVTMDKAALGRLAERAQKDYDFYYKKLITLRSSRRLMDSQGDLLKKLVSEDRFEEHAERVRTSMSKSWTTAGMNRAMDQFFELLESDLTNLLSEGHLAEKMVGAIYRRYNEDNRARHLEPIPLRAGRHVIAIRELRKKARRFRISPKNLLTEQSVLVRRFFNVMVGEARTLHARVRHDVERWPSEALLPIMQYSMEQKQLLEHQIRRLRDMVRNDRDSRTERQRLTNTIADLRKQLELADAMQRQIRKPAPTLIQQKVVNISGAV, encoded by the coding sequence ATGAACCAACAGGGAACTCTGTCGCAGCAGGTAGAGGCTTATCACAACTGGAAAAAAGAGCTGATCCGACAGATCGGCCGATACCGGTTGTGGCTGCAGGATAACAATCTGTTTTCCGACGATGTCAGCACCCGTATCCGCCATGGACTGGAACTGCTGATTGAGGATGAGCTTACCATTGCCTTTGTCGGCGAGTACTCCCGCGGGAAAACCGAGCTGATCAACGCCCTGTTCTTCTCGGAATATGGCCAGCGCATGCTGCCTTCGCAGGCAGGGCGTACGACCATGTGCCCCACCGAGCTGTTTTTTGATCGCAGCGCCAACGAGAACTACCTGCTCCTGCTGCCCATTGAAACCCGAAACGGAGACCTGTCCCTGCAGCAACTGCGCAAACAGCCGGAACGGTGGGTAAAGCATGAGCTTGATGAGCGCGACCCGGAAATCATGCGGGAAGTGCTGGCCGAAGTTGCCCGGGTGAAAAGCGTATCACCGGATGAAGCCCGGAAACTGGGCTTCGACGAGGATATGCTGGAGCACGACCGCAACAACCCCGGCAACGTCCTCGTGCCGGCCTGGCGTAATGCCCAGATCAGTATCCGTCACCCTCTGTTCGAACGCGGTTTGCGCATCCTCGACACTCCGGGCCTGAATGCCCTGGGTTCAGAGCCGGAACTGACCATCAGCATGCTGCCCCGGGCCCATGCGGTCATCTTTGTGCTCAGCGCCGACACCGGTGTGACCGCCAGCGATATGACCATCTGGAAGGAGCATATCGACACTCAACACGCCGATCACCGCGCCGGTCGTTTTGCCGTCCTGAACAAGATCGATGTGCTCTGGGACGACCTGCAGGGTGAACGCCACACCAACGAGGCAATCGAGCGGGTGCGTGGCTACACCGCCGATCACCTCGGCATGCGGCAGCATGATGTTATCCCCGTTTCCGCCAAACAGGGTCTGGTGGCCAGGGTCAGGAAAGACAGCGACCTGTTTGACCGATCCAATATCGGCCAGCTTGAGCAACTGATTATCCAGCGCATCCTGATGCACAAGGAACAGTTGATCACCCAGAGCCTGATCAACGACCTCCTGGGCATGCTCCAGAATAGCCAGGCAGCGATGCAGTACCGGCTGGAATCCCTGGAGGAAGAACTCCAGGCGTGCGCAGGCGTTACCATGGACAAGGCAGCGCTGGGCCGGCTGGCAGAGCGCGCCCAGAAAGACTACGACTTTTATTACAAGAAGCTGATTACACTGCGCTCCAGCCGGCGCCTGATGGACTCCCAGGGTGACTTGCTGAAGAAACTGGTCAGCGAAGACCGTTTCGAAGAACATGCTGAACGTGTCCGCACCAGTATGTCGAAAAGCTGGACCACCGCCGGCATGAACCGCGCCATGGACCAGTTCTTCGAATTGCTTGAAAGCGACCTGACCAACCTGTTGAGCGAAGGGCACCTGGCCGAGAAAATGGTCGGCGCCATTTACCGTCGCTACAACGAGGACAACCGGGCCCGTCATCTCGAGCCCATCCCGCTCCGCGCAGGGCGCCACGTCATCGCCATTCGTGAGTTGCGCAAGAAGGCCCGACGCTTCCGTATCAGCCCGAAGAACCTTCTGACCGAACAGTCGGTTCTGGTTCGCCGTTTCTTCAACGTCATGGTGGGCGAAGCCCGCACCCTGCACGCTCGCGTTCGCCACGACGTTGAACGCTGGCCGTCAGAGGCACTCTTGCCGATCATGCAGTACTCCATGGAGCAGAAGCAGCTACTGGAGCACCAGATCCGGCGCCTTCGCGACATGGTGCGCAATGACCGGGACAGCCGAACCGAGCGCCAGCGCCTCACCAACACCATTGCCGATCTGCGCAAACAGCTGGAACTGGCCGATGCCATGCAGCGCCAGATCCGCAAGCCGGCCCCCACCCTGATCCAGCAAAAAGTTGTGAATATCTCCGGGGCCGTCTGA
- the rdgB gene encoding RdgB/HAM1 family non-canonical purine NTP pyrophosphatase, which translates to MTEKLVIASNNKGKIAELTELLSPLGMTPVAQGDLGVNEAEEPAVTFVENAILKARHAARETGLPALADDSGLAVDALGGRPGVRSARFAGADATDQDNVNALLDAMADVPDDQRNAQFHCVLVYLRHADDPTPIICHGRWPGSILRSPRGSGGFGYDPVFLAPEHGCSAAELSRSEKSSISHRGRALTILLDQLKAEA; encoded by the coding sequence ATGACCGAAAAACTCGTCATCGCCAGCAATAACAAAGGGAAAATCGCCGAATTGACGGAGCTTCTGTCGCCTCTGGGCATGACGCCGGTTGCCCAGGGCGACCTGGGTGTCAACGAAGCCGAGGAGCCGGCGGTTACCTTTGTTGAAAACGCCATCCTCAAAGCCCGCCACGCCGCTAGGGAAACCGGCCTTCCGGCCCTGGCAGACGACAGCGGCCTGGCGGTGGATGCCCTGGGAGGCCGTCCCGGGGTTCGTTCCGCCCGCTTTGCCGGCGCAGATGCGACCGATCAGGACAACGTAAACGCCCTACTGGACGCCATGGCCGACGTGCCAGACGACCAGAGGAACGCCCAGTTTCATTGCGTACTGGTATACCTGCGTCACGCCGATGACCCCACGCCCATCATCTGCCATGGCCGCTGGCCGGGCTCGATCCTCAGATCACCCCGAGGCAGCGGCGGCTTTGGTTATGACCCGGTGTTCCTCGCACCGGAGCATGGCTGCAGTGCAGCCGAACTGTCCCGATCCGAGAAAAGCAGCATCAGCCACCGCGGACGAGCCCTGACGATTCTGCTGGATCAGCTCAAGGCCGAGGCCTGA
- the metX gene encoding homoserine O-succinyltransferase MetX: MPDTLPADSVGIVTPQTYHFDAPIDLACGQTLENYDLVVETYGTLNADASNAVLICHALSGHHHAAGYNSADDRKPGWWDSCIGPGKPIDTDRFFVVSLNNLGGCHGSTGPNSINPETGKPFGPEFPVITVGDWVKSQALLADRLGIQCWAAVVGGSLGGMQALQWSLDYPDRLRHAVVIASTPRLTAQNIAFNEVARQAITTDREFHDGRYYDFETVPRRGLMLARMVGHITYLSDASMGEKFGRELRDQAYKFGYDAEFQVESYLRYQGERFSESFDANTYLLMTRALDYFDPAYEFGGDLSKALSGASCEYLVLSFSTDWRFTPARSEEMVNAMIAARRKVSYAEVDAPWGHDAFLIPTPRYTDIFNAYMDRVAREVGA; encoded by the coding sequence ATGCCTGATACCCTGCCTGCGGATTCTGTCGGGATTGTCACCCCGCAGACCTATCATTTCGACGCTCCCATCGATCTGGCCTGTGGTCAGACCCTGGAAAACTACGACCTGGTCGTGGAAACCTACGGCACCCTGAATGCCGATGCCAGCAACGCCGTTCTTATCTGCCATGCCTTGAGTGGCCACCATCATGCCGCAGGCTATAATTCCGCTGACGACCGGAAACCGGGCTGGTGGGACAGTTGCATTGGCCCAGGCAAACCGATCGATACCGACCGTTTTTTCGTTGTCAGCCTGAACAACCTGGGCGGCTGTCACGGCAGCACAGGGCCAAACAGTATCAACCCGGAAACCGGAAAACCTTTCGGCCCGGAGTTTCCGGTCATCACCGTGGGCGACTGGGTCAAGAGCCAGGCATTGCTGGCCGACCGGCTTGGCATTCAATGCTGGGCGGCGGTTGTTGGCGGCTCCCTCGGCGGCATGCAGGCCCTGCAGTGGAGCCTGGATTATCCCGACCGGCTGAGGCACGCCGTGGTGATTGCCTCCACGCCCAGACTCACGGCGCAGAATATTGCGTTCAACGAGGTGGCACGCCAGGCCATCACCACCGACCGGGAGTTTCACGACGGTCGCTACTACGACTTTGAGACTGTTCCAAGGCGTGGCCTGATGCTGGCTCGAATGGTGGGGCACATCACCTACCTGTCAGATGCCTCCATGGGCGAAAAATTTGGCCGCGAACTACGTGACCAGGCCTACAAGTTTGGTTACGACGCGGAATTTCAGGTAGAAAGCTACCTTCGTTACCAGGGCGAGCGGTTTTCAGAGTCTTTCGATGCCAATACCTATCTGCTGATGACCCGGGCGCTGGATTATTTTGACCCGGCCTACGAGTTTGGCGGTGACCTTTCGAAAGCACTGTCGGGGGCCAGTTGTGAATACCTGGTGTTGTCGTTCAGCACCGACTGGCGTTTCACGCCCGCCCGCTCCGAGGAAATGGTCAACGCCATGATAGCCGCCCGCCGGAAGGTCAGCTACGCCGAGGTGGATGCTCCCTGGGGCCATGACGCATTCCTGATTCCGACCCCGAGGTACACTGACATATTCAACGCCTACATGGACCGGGTTGCACGGGAGGTCGGCGCATGA
- the proC gene encoding pyrroline-5-carboxylate reductase — MSTSPTISFIGAGNMASAIIGGMLDNGYQAGNIWVSAPDDAHLQKIRKRFGVSVTTDNRYCAQQADMVVLAVKPQVMADVCRDIAPVVQNTRPLMVSIAAGLTADTLDGWLGGGLPLVRVMPNTPSLVGKGAAGLFANAEVKDKQKKMVESVFESIGSALWVEDENLLHAVTALSGSGPAYFFLMLEALEETATEAGIAAGTARELAIQTMAGAAEMAARSEHDPGQLKRNVMSPGGTTEQAINTFEEGGMRELVSKAYKAAFKRSEEMAKELAGKQ, encoded by the coding sequence TTGAGCACATCACCAACCATTTCTTTTATTGGTGCCGGCAACATGGCCAGCGCCATCATTGGCGGTATGCTGGATAACGGCTATCAGGCCGGCAATATCTGGGTGAGCGCGCCGGATGACGCGCACCTTCAAAAAATCCGCAAGCGCTTCGGCGTGAGCGTAACGACAGACAACCGCTACTGCGCCCAGCAGGCCGACATGGTGGTTCTCGCGGTAAAACCTCAGGTAATGGCGGATGTCTGTCGCGATATCGCGCCGGTCGTTCAAAATACACGCCCCCTCATGGTATCCATTGCCGCCGGACTGACAGCTGACACACTGGACGGCTGGCTGGGAGGCGGGCTGCCGTTGGTCCGTGTCATGCCCAACACACCCTCCCTCGTTGGCAAAGGGGCCGCGGGCCTGTTCGCCAACGCAGAGGTGAAAGACAAACAGAAGAAAATGGTGGAATCGGTGTTCGAAAGCATCGGTTCAGCGCTCTGGGTTGAGGACGAGAACCTGCTCCATGCGGTTACCGCTCTCTCCGGTAGCGGCCCGGCCTATTTTTTCCTGATGCTCGAGGCGCTTGAAGAGACTGCCACCGAAGCAGGCATTGCTGCCGGAACCGCGCGAGAACTGGCCATCCAGACCATGGCAGGAGCCGCCGAAATGGCCGCGAGAAGCGAGCACGACCCCGGCCAACTCAAGCGCAACGTGATGTCTCCCGGCGGAACGACCGAGCAGGCAATCAACACCTTTGAGGAAGGTGGGATGCGCGAGCTGGTATCCAAAGCCTACAAAGCAGCGTTCAAACGCTCGGAAGAAATGGCCAAAGAACTGGCAGGCAAACAGTAA
- a CDS encoding OmpP1/FadL family transporter, with translation MGTANAGAAANPENATTVLFNPAGMSQLSGTNISFGAAVLDIDAEAKESSIRTSRNNPAVPVSPASNGGDIADPAVLPNFYLSHEINKSIDVGFGVHAPYGLAADYENDFAGRFFADKTELTAIAFTPSISLNNGRGLSMGVGLNILYAEGRLSRYQDISAQVGAPALALEEPYADAEGDDVGMTFRVGFLYELTRATQIGLTLQTGTELELEGDLEISGIANPANPMGPTMSASENIKVPLAIPESATLGVRHSLTDDVTLLAGATYARWSRFEELDIVSTEAGGAISGAPQEGAVISHVTEQWKNSWQVNAGAIWQASPEWALKAGYAWDESPVDQYVTARIPSSDRHWLTLGAQWADAQSGWTVDVALGTLLFTDDPQVNDRNYQHENPSEIAELVAGVQDPSRYAAEYDLSAWSAAFEVSKSF, from the coding sequence ATGGGCACCGCCAATGCCGGTGCCGCTGCCAACCCCGAGAATGCGACCACGGTTTTGTTCAATCCCGCCGGGATGAGCCAACTGTCCGGCACCAATATTTCTTTTGGTGCGGCGGTTCTGGATATTGATGCCGAGGCCAAGGAAAGTAGCATCCGGACGTCACGCAACAACCCTGCGGTACCCGTAAGTCCTGCCAGTAACGGCGGAGACATCGCTGACCCGGCTGTATTGCCCAACTTTTATCTCAGCCATGAGATCAACAAGTCGATTGATGTCGGTTTTGGAGTCCATGCGCCCTACGGCCTCGCGGCGGATTATGAAAACGATTTTGCCGGCCGCTTTTTCGCAGACAAAACAGAGCTTACGGCGATTGCGTTTACGCCCTCGATTTCTCTGAACAATGGCCGGGGACTTTCCATGGGGGTTGGTTTAAACATCCTCTATGCCGAAGGTCGCCTGAGTCGCTACCAGGACATCAGTGCCCAGGTAGGTGCCCCAGCGCTTGCACTTGAAGAGCCCTATGCGGATGCAGAGGGTGACGACGTTGGCATGACGTTCCGTGTTGGATTCCTTTATGAGCTGACCAGGGCCACTCAAATTGGCCTTACGCTTCAGACGGGCACGGAACTTGAGCTGGAGGGTGACCTGGAAATCTCTGGCATAGCCAATCCGGCTAATCCGATGGGACCGACAATGTCCGCCTCAGAAAATATCAAGGTGCCGTTGGCGATTCCTGAAAGCGCGACTCTCGGAGTGCGTCACAGCCTTACAGACGACGTTACTCTCCTGGCCGGTGCAACCTACGCCCGCTGGAGCCGGTTCGAGGAGCTTGATATCGTCAGCACCGAGGCTGGCGGTGCCATCAGCGGTGCACCGCAAGAGGGCGCCGTGATTTCTCACGTGACCGAGCAGTGGAAAAACAGCTGGCAGGTGAATGCCGGCGCTATCTGGCAGGCTTCGCCCGAGTGGGCGCTCAAAGCCGGGTATGCCTGGGATGAATCGCCTGTGGATCAGTATGTCACTGCCCGAATTCCCTCCAGTGATCGTCATTGGCTCACTCTCGGTGCCCAGTGGGCTGATGCCCAAAGCGGCTGGACGGTTGACGTGGCGCTTGGAACGCTGTTGTTCACGGACGATCCGCAAGTCAATGATAGGAACTATCAGCATGAAAATCCGAGTGAGATCGCGGAACTGGTGGCTGGTGTTCAAGACCCGAGCCGTTATGCTGCCGAGTACGATCTGAGCGCCTGGAGTGCTGCGTTCGAGGTAAGCAAGTCCTTCTGA